In Bradysia coprophila strain Holo2 unplaced genomic scaffold, BU_Bcop_v1 contig_350, whole genome shotgun sequence, a genomic segment contains:
- the LOC119080720 gene encoding differentially expressed in FDCP 8 homolog isoform X1: MHSLRGSLSNIPSTFNNIIQNLPALARNNLDNTVSNSSTSSLSGEDSEKSQAIPNSLITEQWQLILGQNASVDDLESAISRCKELVLGTDECSFERKWLVRHLVELRFRRNELRDMLDDPNTKVNDSNVTKVILGHHFIRNLKHTPTSRQFCDHCSGIIWSVVQASYICQDCSFRVHHKCVQFVIRICAHVIASERNGTIEDICPEVGLAIQGYKCAECEVPLNFIGVSDGISDCFGKQQKSENRWIEPRKCDYTGLYYCPTCHWNDTTIVPARIVHNWDFTPQKVCRASLQELNLIFERPIIDLEQRNAKLYIFVQNLSLIHKMRENLNEMRKYLNECRFAATDKLVESSVGTKRYLVQSTKLYSISDLASIDSGVIVDFLNKVYHTFDKHIRTCDICTGKGYLCEICSNNEVIYPYDDAAVRCVKCTVIFHRACWIRKSNKCPKCIRIEERKLKVVEEETDGVE; this comes from the exons ATGCACAGTTTACGTGGTAGTTTGTCCAATATTCCAAGTACATTTAACAATATAATTCAAAATCTACCAGCGCTGGCACGCAATAATCTAGACAATACAGTTAGCAATTCGTCAACATCGTCTTTGTCTGGAGAGGATTCAGAGAAGTCACAGGCGATTCCGAATTCTTTGATAACTGAGCAATGGCAGTTGATCTTAGGACAG AATGCATCAGTTGACGATTTGGAATCAGCAATATCGAGATGTAAAGAGCTCGTACTGGGAACGGATGAATGCAGTTTCGAACGGAAATGGTTAG tccGACACCTGGTTGAACTGCGATTTCGTCGCAACGAATTGAGAGACATGCTAGACGATCCAAATACCAAGGTCAACGATAGCAATGTAACGAAAGTGATTCTCGGTCATCACTTTATCCGTAATCTAAAGCACACGCCGACGTCGCGACAGTTCTGTGATCACTGTTCAGGTATCATTTGGAGTGTAGTCCAAGCGTCATATATCTGCCAGGATTGTTCGTTTCGGGTCCATCACAAGTGCGTACAATTCGTTATTCGAATATGCGCCCATGTTATAGCGTCAGAACGTAACGGCACTATCGAGGATATTTGTCCAGAAGTTGGTCTAGCCATTCAGGGATACAAATGCGCCGAATGTGAAGTCCCTCTGAATTTCA TTGGTGTATCTGATGGCATCAGTGATTGTTTtggaaaacaacaaaaatcag AAAATCGTTGGATTGAGCCCCGTAAATGTGACTACACAGGATTGTACTACTGTCCAACTTGCCACTGGAACGATACAACCATAGTACCC GCTCGGATAGTTCACAATTGGGATTTTACCCCACAAAAAGTATGCCGTGCCTCATTACAAGAATTGAATTTGATCTTTGAACGTCCGATCATCGATCTGGAACAGCGTAATGCGAAACTGTACATTTTCGTGCAAAATTTGAGTTTGATCCATAAAATGCGTgagaatttgaatgaaatgcgCAAATATTTGAACGAATGCCGGTTCGCTGCCACGGACAAATTGGTCGAATCAAGTGTTG GCACTAAACGCTACCTAGTACAGTCAACCAAACTTTATAGCATAAGTGACTTAGCATCCATAGATAGTGGCGTGATAGTCGACTTTCTTAATAAGGTCTATCATACGTTCGATAAGCACATCCGCACCTGTGATATTTGTACAGGAAAAG GTTACTTATGCGAAATTTGCAGCAATAACGAAGTCATATATCCCTATGACGATGCGGCCGTACGTTGTGTAAAGTGCACGGTTATATTTCATCGAGCATGTTGGAtacgaaaatcaaacaaatgtcCCAAGTGCATTCGAATTGAAGAGCGAAAATTGAAAGTGGTCGAAGAGGAAACGGACGGGGTTGAGTGA
- the LOC119080720 gene encoding differentially expressed in FDCP 8 homolog isoform X2, whose translation MHSLRGSLSNIPSTFNNIIQNLPALARNNLDNTVSNSSTSSLSGEDSEKSQAIPNSLITEQWQLILGQNASVDDLESAISRCKELVLGTDECSFERKWLVRHLVELRFRRNELRDMLDDPNTKVNDSNVTKVILGHHFIRNLKHTPTSRQFCDHCSGIIWSVVQASYICQDCSFRVHHKCVQFVIRICAHVIASERNGTIEDICPEVGLAIQGYKCAECEVPLNFKNRWIEPRKCDYTGLYYCPTCHWNDTTIVPARIVHNWDFTPQKVCRASLQELNLIFERPIIDLEQRNAKLYIFVQNLSLIHKMRENLNEMRKYLNECRFAATDKLVESSVGTKRYLVQSTKLYSISDLASIDSGVIVDFLNKVYHTFDKHIRTCDICTGKGYLCEICSNNEVIYPYDDAAVRCVKCTVIFHRACWIRKSNKCPKCIRIEERKLKVVEEETDGVE comes from the exons ATGCACAGTTTACGTGGTAGTTTGTCCAATATTCCAAGTACATTTAACAATATAATTCAAAATCTACCAGCGCTGGCACGCAATAATCTAGACAATACAGTTAGCAATTCGTCAACATCGTCTTTGTCTGGAGAGGATTCAGAGAAGTCACAGGCGATTCCGAATTCTTTGATAACTGAGCAATGGCAGTTGATCTTAGGACAG AATGCATCAGTTGACGATTTGGAATCAGCAATATCGAGATGTAAAGAGCTCGTACTGGGAACGGATGAATGCAGTTTCGAACGGAAATGGTTAG tccGACACCTGGTTGAACTGCGATTTCGTCGCAACGAATTGAGAGACATGCTAGACGATCCAAATACCAAGGTCAACGATAGCAATGTAACGAAAGTGATTCTCGGTCATCACTTTATCCGTAATCTAAAGCACACGCCGACGTCGCGACAGTTCTGTGATCACTGTTCAGGTATCATTTGGAGTGTAGTCCAAGCGTCATATATCTGCCAGGATTGTTCGTTTCGGGTCCATCACAAGTGCGTACAATTCGTTATTCGAATATGCGCCCATGTTATAGCGTCAGAACGTAACGGCACTATCGAGGATATTTGTCCAGAAGTTGGTCTAGCCATTCAGGGATACAAATGCGCCGAATGTGAAGTCCCTCTGAATTTCA AAAATCGTTGGATTGAGCCCCGTAAATGTGACTACACAGGATTGTACTACTGTCCAACTTGCCACTGGAACGATACAACCATAGTACCC GCTCGGATAGTTCACAATTGGGATTTTACCCCACAAAAAGTATGCCGTGCCTCATTACAAGAATTGAATTTGATCTTTGAACGTCCGATCATCGATCTGGAACAGCGTAATGCGAAACTGTACATTTTCGTGCAAAATTTGAGTTTGATCCATAAAATGCGTgagaatttgaatgaaatgcgCAAATATTTGAACGAATGCCGGTTCGCTGCCACGGACAAATTGGTCGAATCAAGTGTTG GCACTAAACGCTACCTAGTACAGTCAACCAAACTTTATAGCATAAGTGACTTAGCATCCATAGATAGTGGCGTGATAGTCGACTTTCTTAATAAGGTCTATCATACGTTCGATAAGCACATCCGCACCTGTGATATTTGTACAGGAAAAG GTTACTTATGCGAAATTTGCAGCAATAACGAAGTCATATATCCCTATGACGATGCGGCCGTACGTTGTGTAAAGTGCACGGTTATATTTCATCGAGCATGTTGGAtacgaaaatcaaacaaatgtcCCAAGTGCATTCGAATTGAAGAGCGAAAATTGAAAGTGGTCGAAGAGGAAACGGACGGGGTTGAGTGA